In Anaerolineales bacterium, the following proteins share a genomic window:
- a CDS encoding CdaR family protein, with translation MRWFASNFRSMLLALILAVAVWISAVTAADPGEIRSPIAVPLEIVGQDPSLVITSEIPSSIEVTLRAPRSVWEQLTAQGSSVRAILDLSNMSAGVHEKEIRIQISTRPTQIVLSSPTSVSVTLERLASVTLPIDLSLRGETAVGYQAGKATMDAQTVIVSGPESIVEQAEKARVLVSFAGARENIDQTVPLQILDAENSIVAGLTVNPLSVRVTIPVSQQGGFRDVAVKVVVSGQIAAGYRLENISVFPPVITVFASDPALVNALPGVVETQPLDLQDEKEDISTRLALNLPPNITIVGAQTVEVQVGISPIQTSITLSNQPINVTGLPEGLAAIVAPQTVDVIVSGPLPLLEALTPQDIIVKVSVTDLGAGTYQLTPTVEVLVENIVVESILPGTIEVTLALPGTSTPNP, from the coding sequence ATGCGCTGGTTTGCCTCGAACTTTCGATCCATGTTGCTTGCCCTCATCCTTGCGGTCGCGGTGTGGATCTCCGCCGTCACCGCCGCCGACCCGGGCGAGATCCGCTCGCCGATCGCGGTGCCGCTTGAAATCGTCGGACAGGATCCGTCGCTCGTCATCACAAGCGAAATCCCCTCGTCCATCGAAGTCACTCTGCGCGCGCCGCGTTCGGTGTGGGAGCAACTGACCGCACAGGGAAGTTCGGTGCGCGCCATCTTGGATCTTTCCAACATGAGCGCGGGCGTTCACGAAAAAGAGATTCGGATCCAAATTTCCACCCGACCAACGCAGATCGTTCTTTCCAGCCCCACTTCTGTTTCTGTGACGCTGGAACGCTTGGCTTCGGTCACACTTCCGATAGACCTTTCGCTCCGAGGCGAAACGGCGGTTGGATATCAAGCGGGCAAAGCCACCATGGACGCTCAGACTGTGATCGTTTCGGGTCCCGAGTCGATCGTCGAGCAAGCGGAAAAAGCCCGCGTTCTCGTCAGCTTCGCGGGCGCGCGCGAGAACATAGACCAAACTGTTCCACTGCAAATTCTCGATGCAGAGAACTCGATCGTGGCTGGATTGACAGTGAACCCCTTATCGGTCCGAGTGACGATACCGGTCAGCCAGCAAGGCGGGTTCCGTGACGTGGCGGTCAAAGTCGTTGTCAGCGGACAGATCGCGGCGGGATATCGGCTTGAAAATATTTCTGTCTTTCCGCCGGTGATCACTGTTTTCGCTTCCGATCCGGCGTTGGTCAATGCGCTACCCGGTGTGGTCGAAACGCAACCGCTCGACCTGCAAGATGAGAAAGAAGATATCTCGACGCGGTTGGCATTGAATCTTCCGCCGAATATCACTATTGTCGGCGCGCAGACAGTTGAGGTGCAGGTGGGCATCTCGCCAATTCAGACCAGCATCACCCTTTCGAATCAACCCATCAACGTGACCGGCTTGCCCGAAGGTTTAGCCGCGATCGTCGCACCGCAAACGGTGGATGTGATCGTCTCGGGTCCTTTGCCCCTGCTCGAAGCACTGACGCCGCAGGATATTATCGTTAAGGTCAGCGTAACCGATCTTGGAGCAGGCACCTACCAACTCACGCCGACGGTTGAGGTCTTGGTTGAAAACATCGTGGTTGAGTCTATTTTGCCCGGCACCATTGAAGTGACCTTAGCCCTGCCAGGCACATCAACGCCAAATCCGTAG
- the cdaA gene encoding diadenylate cyclase CdaA — MANFLDNVFFIFQRLNWLSLLDIFLVALIFFALLYTLRDTQAMVLLRGAIFFIVALILLTSLFDLPAFSWLVQNTLPALLLAIPVVFAPEIRRALERLGRAGTFTHVNPTPQTDILKVIHAVVEAARRLSARQHGALIVMQRSDHLEQYIETGVQLNAQVTPELLLQIFYPDTPLHDGAVIIADGRVIAAACVMPLSASGILNRNPERQMGLRHRAALGASEVSDAVSIVVSEQSGSISISHAGRMIRRIDPERLENILIAFYQTSNTTPRKVWFQRFFPNLFRKDDT, encoded by the coding sequence CCAGCGTCTCAATTGGCTGAGCCTCCTCGATATTTTTCTTGTCGCACTGATCTTCTTCGCCTTGCTTTACACGCTGCGCGATACACAAGCGATGGTCCTGCTGCGAGGCGCGATTTTTTTCATCGTCGCGCTGATCTTGCTCACTTCGCTGTTCGACTTGCCGGCATTTTCGTGGCTGGTGCAGAACACTTTGCCCGCGCTTCTGCTTGCCATTCCGGTTGTTTTTGCGCCGGAGATCCGCCGAGCGCTCGAACGGCTGGGGCGCGCAGGGACGTTCACCCACGTCAACCCTACGCCGCAGACCGACATTCTCAAAGTGATCCACGCCGTCGTAGAGGCGGCTCGGCGACTTTCCGCGCGGCAACACGGAGCGCTAATCGTGATGCAGCGCAGCGACCATCTCGAACAGTATATCGAAACAGGCGTGCAACTCAATGCGCAAGTGACGCCTGAACTGCTGTTGCAAATTTTCTATCCCGATACGCCTCTTCACGACGGGGCGGTCATCATCGCCGATGGGAGGGTGATCGCGGCGGCGTGCGTGATGCCGCTTTCAGCCAGCGGAATCCTCAACCGCAACCCCGAACGCCAAATGGGCTTACGTCACCGCGCCGCGCTCGGCGCCTCTGAAGTGAGCGATGCGGTTTCCATTGTAGTTTCAGAGCAAAGCGGCTCGATCTCGATCTCGCACGCGGGACGCATGATCCGCCGCATTGACCCAGAGCGACTCGAAAATATCTTGATCGCGTTCTATCAAACGTCGAATACCACGCCGCGCAAGGTGTGGTTCCAGCGTTTTTTTCCAAATTTGTTCCGAAAGGATGACACGTAG